One Coprobacter fastidiosus genomic window, GACATGAGGGAAACGCCTTACTAAAGAAAAAGACTGTAGAGTTTTTAGATCATCGGGTTTTAAAGCGACTGGTAGAAGCTTCTCAAGAAATGGATGAACCCTTGACTATCGCTCTATTGCCAGATCATCCTACCCCATGTCGCATTCGCACCCACACCGCAGCCCCAGTTCCTTTTATAATTTACAAACCGGGAAAAGAACCCGACAATGTACAGACATACGATGAATTCAGTGTCGAGGAAGGATATTACGGGCTACTGAGTCAAGATGAATTTATTAAAGAATTATTCAAAAAAGATTGATCAAATGTATTATTACAGCACAAACAAACAGGCGGCTAAAGCAACTTTAGAGGAAGCGGTAATCAAAGGGTTAGCCTCCGACAAAGGTCTTTTTATGCCAGAAACTATAAAAAGGCTGCCCGATGCTTTTTACCACAATATCGGAGAAATGACTTTTCAAGAGATGTCATTTATCGTAGCAGAAGCTTTCTTCGGAGAAGATGTCGAAGCCGACATATTAAAGGAAATTGTTTATGATACACTGAATTTCGATACTCCTCTTGTTCACGTTCATGACAATATATACAGTTTAGAACTGTTTCACGGACCGACATTAGCATTTAAAGACGTCGGAGGACGTTTTATGGCACGCCTATTAGGGCATTTCATTCGCAAAAAAGGAGAAAAAGAGGTTAATGTTTTAGTCGCCACATCCGGAGATACGGGCAGTGCCGTAGCAAACGGATTCTTAGGAGTACCCGGCATACGAGTATTTGTCTTGTATCCCAAAGGAAAAGTCAGTGAAATACAAGAAAAACAGTTTACGACACTCGGCCAGAACATCACGGCTTTAGAAGTCGATGGGACATTCGATGATTGTCAATCTCTTGTGAAAGAAGCATTTATGGATAAAGAATTGAATAAGGCCCTATTGCTGACATCAGCCAATTCTATTAACGTTGCCCGCTTTCTACCGCAATCTTTTTACTATTTCTATGCTTATGCACAATTAGCCCGCATAGAAAAAAACAAAGATGTTGTCTTCTGTGTTCCCAGCGGTAATTTCGGAAATATAACAGCCGGATTATTCGCTAAAAGAATGGGGCTTCCGGTTAAACGATTTATTGCAGCAAACAATCGGAACGACATATTCTTACAATATCTCATTACCGGTAAATATGAACCTCGTCCTTCTATACCGACGATAGCCAATGCCATGGATGTCGGTAATCCCAGCAATTTCGCCAGGATATTGGATCTATACGAAAATTCCCATGAAGCTATCTGTAAAGAAATAAGCGGAGTCAGTTATACAGATGATCAGATACGCGAAACTCTTAGTGAAGTATATAAAAAGTATAATTACCTACTCGATCCTCACGGAACTTGCGGCTATCGTGCTTTAACAGAAAAGTTAGAAAATGGAGAAACCGGTATTTTCCTGGAAACAGCACACCCTGCCAAATTCTTGGAAACAGTGGAAGGAGTTATCAACACCCCTGTTAATATTCCGGATACCCTTTTAAAATTCATGCATGGGAAGAAAAAAAGTATCGAAATACCCGCCTCATTCATACCATTTAAACGATTGTTGCTCAATACAAAATAATTTATATAAACAGGTTATCAACAATTTGAAAGCAGTATGTTGATAACCTGTTTATTCATCTTTTCCATCATATCATTAAACCTTTCTCCCTAATTATTATCTAAATAAAATAAACTTCATTGGATAGCAAACATTCATACATAAAAACCTGTTCTTCTAATAAAACCCGATAATTCTATCGATATGAAAAATATAATAACAATTATAGTTTGCTTTCTAATGGGAATCGGAATGGCATCCCAATTGCATTCGAGTGAAAAAATAACCCAAAAGAAAAATCGCAAATACAATACTCCCGATTCCACCGACATGAAATATCATGCTCAAGCTCTTGCGGCATTAAAAGACAGCACTTTTGTTTTCAACACGAACCAAATCATTTTTAATAACGGAATCAGTACATCTGTAAGTTCTGTAACCAATTTTATTTCCCTAAATAAAAATCGGGTAGTCATACAAATAGCATTTGATATTCCATATATAGGATATAACGGTTTAGGAGGCATTACGGTAGAAGGACATATCTCGACCGTTAAAATGAGAACGGACAAAAAGGGTTTCACCCGTTATGAATTTTATGCAAACGGAACAGGTATTTCTGCCAGAGTCGAATTGACTTTACACCCGACAAATAACTCTGCAACAGCAATTATTTCTCCGAATTTCAACAGCAAACAATTAAATTTGAACGGAAGCATATCTCCTATGAACAAAGCCTATATTTATAAAGGAACGTCTCTATAACTGCAAAAACTTCGGAACAATTTCTTCCCAAAACAATTAAAATGAGAAATACGCTCCAAATTTCTTATTTTATGACACATTTACACCTTAGTGTATGCTATTCTTTCTGTATTTTTGTAATATAAACTTTAACCTCCTAACAAAATACGATGAAAGAGAAAATATTTTTTTTGATATGCTTTCTATGCATATCATGTATGACAAAAGCCGAAAGCAAACAAGTAATCAAAATCAGTACGGACGACATAGACTTAATTTATAAAGTCGGAGAGAACAATCGTCTCTACCAAAGTTATCTGGGAAAGAAGTTACTTCATACATCCGATATTGCCTATTTGCCACAAGGCACAGAAGCTTATCTTACACACGGCATGGAAGACTACTTCGAGCCGGCAATTCATGTAGTTCATAATGACGGAAATCCTTCTTTACTACTAAAATATATATCCCATACCGAAAAACAACTTTCACCGGGCGTAAATGAAACAATTATCACCTTGCAAGACGATAAATATCCCGTCACGGTAAAACTGCACTATATAACTTATCAAAAAGAGAACCTGATTAAAACATTTGCAGAGATCAGTCATCAAGAAAAGAAACCGGTAAAGCTACACAAATATGCGTCTTCAATGCTGCACTTGAATCGAAATAGATATTTCCTGACTGAATTTTCAGGAGATTGGGCAAGTGAAGTACACATGAAAGAACAACCTCTGGAATTCGGGAAAAAAATACTCGACTCCAAATTAGGGTCTCGCTCCAACATGTTTTGCTCTCCTTTCTTCCAGCTCTCTTTAGACGGGAAAGCAGAAGAAAACCAAGGAGAAATACTGGTCGGCACATTAGGATGGACCGGAAATTTCCGCTTTACATTCGAAATAGATAATAAAAATGAATTACGTGTCATATCGGGAATCAATCCGTACGCATCAGAATATAGCTTGAAACCGAACGAAATTTTCCGTACTCCGGATTTTTATTTCACCTATAGTTTTTCAGGTAAAGGTCAAGCCAGCCGAAATTTTCATGACTGGGCACGAAAATATCAGGTCAAAGACGGAGAAAAAAGCCGTATGACCTTATTAAACAACTGGGAAGCCACATACTTCGATTTCAATGAAGAAAAACTCGTAGAATTAATGGATGACGCTGTAGAATTGGGTGTAGATATGTTTTTGCTCGATGATGGTTGGTTTGCTAATAAATACCCGCGTAGCAGCGATCACCAAGGTTTGGGAGACTGGGAAGAAACGTCAGACAAGCTTCCCAACGGTATCGGATACTTGACAGAAACCGCAAAGAAAAAAGGAATTAAATTCGGTTTATGGATCGAGCCGGAAATGGTGAATCCCAAAAGCGAACTATATGAAAAACATAAAGACTGGGTTATCCATTTACCTAACCGTGATGAATATTATTTCCGTAATCAATTAGTATTGGATTTAAGTAATCCGAAAGTACAAGATCATGTTTTTAATGTAGTCGACAATTTAATGACCAAATACCCTGATATTGCTTTCTTCAAATGGGATTGTAACAGTCCGATTACCAACATTTATTCTGTTTATCTTAAGGACAAGCAATCTCATTTATATATTGATTATGTCCGAGGACTCTACAACGTACTGGATCGAATAAAAAACAAATATCCCGATCTGCCGATGATGCTTTGTTCCGGAGGAGGAGGACGATCGGATTATGAAGCTTTACAATATTTTACGGAATTCTGG contains:
- the thrC gene encoding threonine synthase produces the protein MYYYSTNKQAAKATLEEAVIKGLASDKGLFMPETIKRLPDAFYHNIGEMTFQEMSFIVAEAFFGEDVEADILKEIVYDTLNFDTPLVHVHDNIYSLELFHGPTLAFKDVGGRFMARLLGHFIRKKGEKEVNVLVATSGDTGSAVANGFLGVPGIRVFVLYPKGKVSEIQEKQFTTLGQNITALEVDGTFDDCQSLVKEAFMDKELNKALLLTSANSINVARFLPQSFYYFYAYAQLARIEKNKDVVFCVPSGNFGNITAGLFAKRMGLPVKRFIAANNRNDIFLQYLITGKYEPRPSIPTIANAMDVGNPSNFARILDLYENSHEAICKEISGVSYTDDQIRETLSEVYKKYNYLLDPHGTCGYRALTEKLENGETGIFLETAHPAKFLETVEGVINTPVNIPDTLLKFMHGKKKSIEIPASFIPFKRLLLNTK
- a CDS encoding DUF4251 domain-containing protein — translated: MKNIITIIVCFLMGIGMASQLHSSEKITQKKNRKYNTPDSTDMKYHAQALAALKDSTFVFNTNQIIFNNGISTSVSSVTNFISLNKNRVVIQIAFDIPYIGYNGLGGITVEGHISTVKMRTDKKGFTRYEFYANGTGISARVELTLHPTNNSATAIISPNFNSKQLNLNGSISPMNKAYIYKGTSL
- a CDS encoding alpha-galactosidase — protein: MKEKIFFLICFLCISCMTKAESKQVIKISTDDIDLIYKVGENNRLYQSYLGKKLLHTSDIAYLPQGTEAYLTHGMEDYFEPAIHVVHNDGNPSLLLKYISHTEKQLSPGVNETIITLQDDKYPVTVKLHYITYQKENLIKTFAEISHQEKKPVKLHKYASSMLHLNRNRYFLTEFSGDWASEVHMKEQPLEFGKKILDSKLGSRSNMFCSPFFQLSLDGKAEENQGEILVGTLGWTGNFRFTFEIDNKNELRVISGINPYASEYSLKPNEIFRTPDFYFTYSFSGKGQASRNFHDWARKYQVKDGEKSRMTLLNNWEATYFDFNEEKLVELMDDAVELGVDMFLLDDGWFANKYPRSSDHQGLGDWEETSDKLPNGIGYLTETAKKKGIKFGLWIEPEMVNPKSELYEKHKDWVIHLPNRDEYYFRNQLVLDLSNPKVQDHVFNVVDNLMTKYPDIAFFKWDCNSPITNIYSVYLKDKQSHLYIDYVRGLYNVLDRIKNKYPDLPMMLCSGGGGRSDYEALQYFTEFWASDNTDPIERLFIQWGFSQIFPSKVMCAHVTTWNKNSSIKFRTDVAMMCKLGFDIKLTDMNENEKSYCQSAVKNYNRLKPIILDGDMYRLVSPYDGNHTSTMYASKDNNKAVIFAFDIHPRYAEKTLPVRLQGLDPNKMYRVKEINLMPGMNSSLPDNGKLLSGDFLMTVGLNLFTAQQLNSRVIEVSADN